GGTTTACCTGCGCGACGACATGAGGAAGGCCCTCATCTACTCGATATACGGCGTTCCGTACATACCGGGCGAGGAGTGGGGCGAGGGATTCGAGTTCACGGTGTTCAAATACCGGGAGGATTCCGGACTTCTCGCACTCTGGAAGGCCCTCAAGTACTTCCACTCAAGCCTTCCCTGGGAGGTTCGTCTCACCAGGAAAAGGGTCCTCGAAGTGGACGACCCGTTGCTCGGTTTGGATTTCCGGCTTGGGAACCCGAACGGAAGCGACATGAGGTACTACACTCCGCCGACAAAGAGGGGTACCATCAGCCTACCCAAGTGGGTCACCGAAAGGATACTGAGCAAGCGGGCGATTGGCCTGCTCCCCAAAAACGTCGAAGCGGATCCCCTCGACAGGATGGCAAGGATGTCCGAGACGCCGTTCGTGCTCGTACCCTCGGAGGAAAAGCCCTACTTCGAGGAGAACCGGGAGTTCCTCCAGCTCATACCCAACCTCCTCGTCACGATATTCATCCAGAGGGAAAGGTTGGGCTCCCTCGACAGGAAAAAGACCCGCGCGGTTGAGGAGGAGTTTCTGAGGTGGCTCAGGGAGTCAAGGGAGGACTATGGAGACCCATTCAGGGCTCTAACCGCCCCCAGCGGGCCGATGAACATCCGGCTTAGGGCGGAGCTGGGCAAGCGAGTCTTCGGCTCGATAGTTCGGTTCAACGGGAGGGTTACCAAGAGGGCCGCCAGGGAGGTCAAGCTGATAAACGAGGCCATAGTGAACGACTGGATGGTCGTTCTCAAGGACCATCCCTCGGAGATGATAAAGCTCCTGAGGGAATACCAGATGTATGTCCCAGGAACGCTCAAGGCCCGGCGGGCTCTGGAGATACTGCACGACCTAGCATCAGTGAGCCCTTCAAACGAGGTAACGAGGGAGGACTTCATCCGGGAACTGGTGAGGGACGGGTTCTCGGGGGAGGATGCCGCGGAGCTTCTTGAAAGGTTTATAGCCGCCGGATACGTATACGAACCGTTCCCGGGGAAACTAAGGCTGATAGGGTGATGTCATGTCCAAGAAGTTCATCCGCCAGAAGGAGCAGAGGGAAAAGCGCAGGATCGCCCGCGAGAGGGTAAACGTCCTCTTTACGCTCGCGGAGAGGGTTTTTCCCTACGAACGCGAGCTGGCCAACCGCTACGTTGAGATAGCCCTCGCGGTTCAGCAGAAGGCTAGAATAAGAATGCCGAGAAAGTGGAAGCGCCGCTACTGCAAGCGCTGCCATTCCTTCCTCGTCCCTGGTGTTAACGCCAGGGTGAGGCTCAGGAACGGCCACGTTGTCATCAAGTGCCTCAACTGCGGTCACATCATGAGGTACCCGTACATCAGGGAACAAAAGGAGAAGAGAAGGCAAAGGACTGATTCAAGCCCCTGATTTTAGCGCCCATACCGGGGGTTGGTGGTGTCCAACGTGTCCGGGATACGGAATGATCCCGAAGTATTGTAATAAAAACAGCCTATTTAAGCTTTTTTCACGAAATCGTCCACGCACGTTGGCGATTGTTCAGAAAAAAGTCTTGAGAGCCGAGTTTTATCTTTTAACCGTTAACAAAAGTTCCACAACGTTTAACTCTGTTTAATCGAAAGTAAGCGGACGTAGATATGCGAATAAGGGGGCAACAAACCCATATCAAACAAAACAAGCGCGGAGTTCACTCCACAAAGGCCACCGCCCTGACGGGGCTTCCCGAACCCCCTTCAATCTTGAGGGGAAACGCCACGAACGTGAAGTCCTTTCCCAAGAGGACCTCCAGGTTGGTCAGATTCTCAAACACCGGCACCTCCTCGCTGAGGAGTATCCTGTGAACGGCATCGTCCCCGATGCTCATGGAGTCTGTGCCAACGGCCCTAACGCCCTCGGCCACGAGAAACAGCGCCACCTCCGGAGAGAGTTCCCTGCCACCCGTCAGGAAAAGCACGATCCTGTCAAAATAGCCCTCGTCCGGAATCTCGTCCAGACGTACCGGGCCCTCACCACCCCTCACGTCAACGACCATTCCCCTTCCTGCGAACCTCTCCAGGGGCATCTCGTCGATGGTCTTTCCCCCGGGCACGAAGTGCGCCGGCGCGTCAACGTGGGTGCCTGAATGCTCCCCCATCTTCAGAACGTTCATGTAGTAGCCGTCCCTGTCGATGACGGCCCAGAGCCTTATGTTTACCCCCGGATCGTCGGGGTAGACCGGTGTATCCTCGGAGAGGGGCACCGATAGGTCAACTATCATGGGAACACCAATCCTTTTTTAACGTCTTTGATTAAAAACCCTGCGGTGATGACGATGGACTGCACGAGGGATTACTGCGTTAAGGACATCAGCCTGGCCCCCAGCGGCGAGAAAAAGATAGACTGGGTCTCCAGGTTTATGCCGGTTCTCCAGACGATAAGAAAGGACTTCGAGGAGAAAAGGCCCTTCGAGGGGATCAGGATTGCAACGACGCTGCACCTTGAGATGAAGACCGCTTTCCTGCTCCTCACGCTTAAGGCGGCCGGTGCTGAAGTCTCGGCAGCGGCGAGCAACCCGCTCTCGACACAGGATGATGTGGTGGCCGCTCTGGCAAAGGCAGGGATCAAGGTCTACGCGATCCGCGGGGAGGACAGGGAGCAGTACTACGAGTTCATGCACAAGGCGCTCGACATAGAACCGAACATAATCATAGACGACGGCGCGGACATGGTCTCGACGGTGCTGAAGGAGAGAACCGAGCTGATAGACGGACTCTGGGGAGCGAGCGAAGAGACCACAACGGGCGTCATAAGACTCCGTGCCATGGAGAAAGACGGCGTGCTGAGGTTCCCCATCATAGCCGTGAACGACAGCTATACCAAATACCTCTTCGACAACCGCTACGGCACCGGCCAGTCAACGTGGGACGGAATCCTGAGAACCACCAACCTGCTGATAGCGGGTAAGAACGTCGTCGTTGTCGGCTACGGCTGGTGCGGCAGGGGCATAGCCATGCGCGCCCGCGGTCTCGGCGCGACAGTCATCGTGGTGGAGGTCGACCCGATTAGGGCGTTGGAGGCCAGAATGGACGGGTTCCTGGTCATGAACATGATGGAAGCGGCAAAGGTGGGCGACATCTTCGTCACCTCGACGGGCGACATCAACTGCATACGGCGGGAGCACTTCGAGCTCATGAAGGACGGCGCCATAATGGCCAACGCCGGCCACTTCGACGTCGAGATAAGCAAACCGGACCTTGAGAGCCTGGCGGTTGAGGTAAGCGAGCCGAGGCCCAACATAACCGAGTACAAGATGGCTGACGGAAGGAGGCTCTACCTTCTCGCCGAAGGCAGGCTGGTCAACTTAGCGGCCGCCGACGGCCACCCGGCGGAAATAATGGACATGAGCTTCGCCCTTCAGGCGAAGGCGGCCGAATACATACTGAACAACCACGAGAGGCTTGAGCCGAAGGTCTACGTGCTCCCGAGGGAGATAGACGAGATGGTGGCGAGGATCAAGCTCGCCTCGATGGGGATAAAAATCGAGGAGCTCACAGAGGAGCAGAGGAAATACCTAGAGAGCTGGGAGCACGGGACCTGATTCCCCTTTTCTTTTCGGGTGGTGGCAATGAACTTCGAACCCTTCAAACTCGTTCCCGTCGGCTACGTGAGGAAGAACGGAGAGACCTTCATCGAGATCCTCCCAGAGTTCAGCGATGCGATCCACGGTCTCAACGAGGGGGACTGGATAAAGCTGATCCTCTGGTTCCATGAGAGCGACAGGCAGAAGAGAAGAGGGGTTCTCAAAGTGCACCCGCGCGGGAACCTGGAGAACCCGCTCAGGGGAGTCTTTGCCACCCGTTCGCCCATCAGACCGAACCCTATAGCGCTCTACACCGTTAGGATACACCGCATAGAAAAGGGGAGGCTCTACATAGACGAGATCGATGCCTTTGACGGCACGCCGGTTGTCGACATCAAGCCTTTTGTGGAGAGGCTTGACTGCCCGAAGGAGGCCAGACTTTGGGAGAGTATGCTTTACACAACGCCAAAAGCTGGTCTCAGAAGACGTGAAGGGCGCTAGCCTTGAAGCTGACGTAGACCTCCCGTCCCTTCGTTATCCCCATCTCCAGCATCGAGGAGCGGGTTATGAACGCCCTCAGATACAGGCCACCGATTCTCAGATGAACCCTGACGAGTGGGCCGAGTTCTTCAACCGACTCGACCAGGGCTTTGAACTCGTTCCTCGCGGACGTTCTAATGGGCCCCAAAGAGAGGATTATGTCCTCGGGCCTCAGGCCAACGCGAACCCTTCCCCGCGCCTCCGCCGGAAGCTCTATCTCGACGCCGTTGCTCCTCAGGATCCTTCCCTCCGCGGTGCCCTCTATGATGTTCTCGAAGCCGAGGAACCGCGCGACTTCTTCACTAGATGGTCTCGAAAAGACGTCCCGAACGGAGCCGGTCTGGACGAGCCTCCCATCGAGCATAACGCCCACCCTGTCGCCCAGGCTCACCGCCTCCTCGAAGGAGTGGGTAACGTGCAGCGCGGTGAAGCCGAGCTCCCGCTTCCAGTGCTTCATTTCGCCCAGAAGCTTCGCCCTGGTTTGGACGTCGAGGTTCGCGAAGGGCTCGTCCATGAGCAGAAGCTCGGGCTCCACAACTAGAGCTCTTGCTATGGCCACGCGCTGGCTCTCTCCGCCGCTCAGGGTTTTTGGCTTTCTGTGGAGGAGGTGGGCTATTCCCAGAACCCCGGCTATTTCCTTAACTTTCCTCTCGATTTCCGCCCTCGGAACCCTACGGAGCTTAAGCCCGAAGGCTATGTTGTCGAAGACGCTCATGTGGGGGAAGAGGGCGTAGTTCTGGGGAATGTATGCAAGACCGCGCATCTCCGGCGGCCAGTGGGTTATGTCCTCACCGTTGAGGAGGACCCTCCCGGCGTCGGGTTCGATTATGCCCGCTATTATCTCAAGGAGCACCGTCTTCCCGGCCCCGCTCGGGCCGAGGATTATGAAGTGCTCCCCCTCGCTCACATCAAAGCTTATCTCCCTCAGCCGGAACTCCTTCCAGTCCTTGGAAACGGACTTTACCTCAAGCATTGGCCTTCCTCCCCACGAGCCAGCGCAGGATAACGAAAACGGTGAGGCTCATCACGATGAGGATAACGGAAATCGGTCTCGATGCCCTCAGGCCGTAGTTGTTGAAGTACTCCATGACGAGAACCTGGGCCGTCTTCGGGTAGTACGCGACGATGAGTATCGCACCCACCTCGCTTATAGCGCGAGCCCACGTCATTATGGCCCCGCTCGCTATGGCCGGAAACGCCATCGGGAGTGCCACGGAGAAGAACGCCCTCAGGCGTGAGGCACCGAGGGTTCTGGCAACGTGCTCCAGCCCCTCGTCAACGGCAAGAAAACCATCGCGCGCGGCGTTTATCGCGAACGGTGCGGAGACGAAGAGCATCGCCGCTATTATGCCCGTGTAGCTATCGAGAATTGCGCTCGAAAAGGTAACGAGGAGCATTATTCCGACGACTGAGTGCGGGATGACGATGGGAACATCAACCAGGGCCTGGACGAGGCTTTTCCCCGGAAACTCTTTCCTCGCGAGAACGTAGCCGAGGGGGACGCCGAAGAGGAGAGCTATGAGAGCTGTCGCCGTCGCTGTAAGGAGGGAGTTCCTGAGGGCCTCGATAACGTAGGCGTCGTGAAGGGCCCTGAGCAGCATGTCGAAGTCTGAGGCCTGCTTGGCCAGTATGACCAGCAGGGGCAGGGCTATGTAAACCACCAAGAAGCTCCCGATTGCGGCGAAAAAGTAGAGCGTGTAGTCGTGCCTCGTCCCCATGGCGATCCCCATAGAGTTGGAAAGAGGAAATAAAAACCTCACCCCTCAACCTTGACCTCGTCCTTGATCTCATCCGGAACGTTGCCGAAGGCAACCGGCGGCCAGATGAAGTCTTGGTGGTTCTCCTGGAAGATCCGCCTGCCGTTCTCCCCCAGGAGGTACCTGAGGAACTCGATGGCAAGCTCCCTGTTGGGCGCGTCCTTCGGAACGGTAACGCCGTAAACGATGGGCTTGGCCTTGATGACCTTACCGGTGGAGCCGATGTAGATGCCAACCTTCCCGTAGAAGTCGGCCTTGCTGAAGTCCTTGAGGTTTATCTCGTTCGGGAGGGTGATGTAGCTGAGGTTGTGCTGCTCGGCCACGCTCTTGTAGATGAAGAAGTAGTCGAGGCTTCCGCTCTCGACGAGGGCGGTAAGGTCAGTCTCCTTGGGCCTTATGACGACCCTGTCTTTCTTTATCTGGATATCCTTGGGGGCGACCACCATGCTCCCGTTGAAGTATATGTTCGTGTTCTTCTCGACCAGGGTCTCGAATACCGGTTTGTCGTAGTAGTAATCGGCCAGCTTCATGACCATGACGGAGCGGTAGCCGCAGGGGTCCTGGTTCGGGTCCGAGAAGCCGAAGGAAACGTCGTCCCTCGCCAGTATCTCGTACCACTTCTCCGGGTGGGCCTTCATCTCGTCGGCGTACTTGCTCTCGTTGGTGAACGCTATGACGATCTCGTTGGTGGCGAAGATGACGTAGAAGTCCGCGTAATCGGGAATCATGAGCTGGGGAATTAGGGTGTAGTCCGCGACCGCCATCACGTCGGCCTTCTTGCCCAGGTCGATAACCTTCCTCACCGCCGCGACGCTACCGCTGGCCTCGTCCTGGAAGGTCACCTTGTAACCGAGGTTCTTCTCAGCGTAATCCGAGAACTCCTTCTCAAGCTGCTGGAAGGGTATGCTCAGCGAACCCGCGTGGAAGACCACGAGGGTTGCCTCTTTGAGCCCCGAGTTATCGGAGCCGTTTATGCAGCCCGCCGCGATAACGGAGAGCATGAGAAGTATAATCAGAGGGATGCCTCTCCACTTCATTGTAACCCCCAAGGGAATGGGCAGAATCGTGTATTTAAACATTTTGAGCAAACAAAAGAATTAACGTTAACGGTTTTGTTTTCTCAACCCGGCGAGCTCCTCAACGACCTCCCGGAAGTGCTCGTAGAACTCGCTCTCCCTGAGGGAATCCAGCGCACCCCA
The Thermococcus radiotolerans genome window above contains:
- a CDS encoding adenosylhomocysteinase, translating into MDCTRDYCVKDISLAPSGEKKIDWVSRFMPVLQTIRKDFEEKRPFEGIRIATTLHLEMKTAFLLLTLKAAGAEVSAAASNPLSTQDDVVAALAKAGIKVYAIRGEDREQYYEFMHKALDIEPNIIIDDGADMVSTVLKERTELIDGLWGASEETTTGVIRLRAMEKDGVLRFPIIAVNDSYTKYLFDNRYGTGQSTWDGILRTTNLLIAGKNVVVVGYGWCGRGIAMRARGLGATVIVVEVDPIRALEARMDGFLVMNMMEAAKVGDIFVTSTGDINCIRREHFELMKDGAIMANAGHFDVEISKPDLESLAVEVSEPRPNITEYKMADGRRLYLLAEGRLVNLAAADGHPAEIMDMSFALQAKAAEYILNNHERLEPKVYVLPREIDEMVARIKLASMGIKIEELTEEQRKYLESWEHGT
- a CDS encoding ribonuclease P protein component 4; its protein translation is MSKKFIRQKEQREKRRIARERVNVLFTLAERVFPYERELANRYVEIALAVQQKARIRMPRKWKRRYCKRCHSFLVPGVNARVRLRNGHVVIKCLNCGHIMRYPYIREQKEKRRQRTDSSP
- the wtpB gene encoding tungstate ABC transporter permease WtpB codes for the protein MGTRHDYTLYFFAAIGSFLVVYIALPLLVILAKQASDFDMLLRALHDAYVIEALRNSLLTATATALIALLFGVPLGYVLARKEFPGKSLVQALVDVPIVIPHSVVGIMLLVTFSSAILDSYTGIIAAMLFVSAPFAINAARDGFLAVDEGLEHVARTLGASRLRAFFSVALPMAFPAIASGAIMTWARAISEVGAILIVAYYPKTAQVLVMEYFNNYGLRASRPISVILIVMSLTVFVILRWLVGRKANA
- the wtpC gene encoding tungstate ABC transporter ATP-binding protein WtpC; the encoded protein is MLEVKSVSKDWKEFRLREISFDVSEGEHFIILGPSGAGKTVLLEIIAGIIEPDAGRVLLNGEDITHWPPEMRGLAYIPQNYALFPHMSVFDNIAFGLKLRRVPRAEIERKVKEIAGVLGIAHLLHRKPKTLSGGESQRVAIARALVVEPELLLMDEPFANLDVQTRAKLLGEMKHWKRELGFTALHVTHSFEEAVSLGDRVGVMLDGRLVQTGSVRDVFSRPSSEEVARFLGFENIIEGTAEGRILRSNGVEIELPAEARGRVRVGLRPEDIILSLGPIRTSARNEFKALVESVEELGPLVRVHLRIGGLYLRAFITRSSMLEMGITKGREVYVSFKASALHVF
- the wtpA gene encoding tungstate ABC transporter substrate-binding protein WtpA; translated protein: MKWRGIPLIILLMLSVIAAGCINGSDNSGLKEATLVVFHAGSLSIPFQQLEKEFSDYAEKNLGYKVTFQDEASGSVAAVRKVIDLGKKADVMAVADYTLIPQLMIPDYADFYVIFATNEIVIAFTNESKYADEMKAHPEKWYEILARDDVSFGFSDPNQDPCGYRSVMVMKLADYYYDKPVFETLVEKNTNIYFNGSMVVAPKDIQIKKDRVVIRPKETDLTALVESGSLDYFFIYKSVAEQHNLSYITLPNEINLKDFSKADFYGKVGIYIGSTGKVIKAKPIVYGVTVPKDAPNRELAIEFLRYLLGENGRRIFQENHQDFIWPPVAFGNVPDEIKDEVKVEG
- a CDS encoding cyclase family protein; the protein is MIVDLSVPLSEDTPVYPDDPGVNIRLWAVIDRDGYYMNVLKMGEHSGTHVDAPAHFVPGGKTIDEMPLERFAGRGMVVDVRGGEGPVRLDEIPDEGYFDRIVLFLTGGRELSPEVALFLVAEGVRAVGTDSMSIGDDAVHRILLSEEVPVFENLTNLEVLLGKDFTFVAFPLKIEGGSGSPVRAVAFVE
- the tsaA gene encoding tRNA (N6-threonylcarbamoyladenosine(37)-N6)-methyltransferase TrmO, which produces MNFEPFKLVPVGYVRKNGETFIEILPEFSDAIHGLNEGDWIKLILWFHESDRQKRRGVLKVHPRGNLENPLRGVFATRSPIRPNPIALYTVRIHRIEKGRLYIDEIDAFDGTPVVDIKPFVERLDCPKEARLWESMLYTTPKAGLRRREGR